The nucleotide window TTCACGTGCACCAATGTAGACCAGCGTCAGCTCTCGGCGGCGTCGCGTCACGACCGATCGCCGGGTGCGGGCGCCGCGGCGGCATCGGACTCTGCCAGCGGGGTGGTCTCTGCCGGCGGGGTGGTCTCGGTGCTGATCGCCAGACGGTTCCACACATTGATCGTCGCGATCCCGAGCAGCAGGTCACCGAGCTCTTCGGGCGCGAAGTGACTCGCCGCCGCCTCCCAGATCTCATCGGTGACGGAATCCGGGCCGATCTTCGTGACGGCATCGGTGAGGGCGAAGACACTGCGTTCGCGGTCGTCGAAGATCGCACCGGCATGCTGCCAGGCGGCGACGTTGAGGACCTTGCGCGACGAGATCCCGTGGGCGAGGAGGTCACTTGAGTGCATGTCGACGCAGAATCCGCAGCCATTGACGATGGAGGCGCGCAGCTTCACGAAGTCATAGAGTTCGGTGCCGAGCGCTCGCCTGCAGTATGAGTCCATATGGGCGACCGAAGAATAGGCCTTCTGATTGATCTGGTCGAGGCTGATGCGTGTCATGGGTTCCCTTTCGCATGGTGTGTTCGCGATGCTGTCGCGATGCGGCTGCGGCGGGCGACCCTTCGCCCGTCATCCGGTATGTCGGATCGGGAACCCGAAGTGTGACATCTGGTCCGCGGAGCGGCCTTTCCGGCGTCCGTCACCACTGGCCTTACCGGCATCCGTCAGGAAACGCCTTCAGCGTCCGTCACCACACGCTCGAGACCTCTTCGGCACCACCGAGGGCGGCGAGCTGCCTGCGCCGCCACACCTCGGTGTCCTTGATCTGATTGAACGTGTAGATGTGCAGCCCGGCCACGCCCATGTCCTGGTCGTCGAGTGCGGGGGCCAGCCGGTCGAGGAACTTCCGCGGGTTGTAGCCGCCGGGCTTGGCCATCCGCGTGAAGGTCGCGGTGTTCTTGCGCAGGAACCGCGTGGATTCGCCCACTCCGATCTTCGTCGCGACCCGGGCGAGCTTCGCCAGCTCCACCTTGCCGGCGATCCCGAGCATGAGCGGCAGCTCGATGCCGCGCGCACGCACTCGGGCCAGCCAGGAAGCCACGGTCGTGGGGTCGAAGCACAGGTTCGACACGAGGTGGGTGGCGTAGTCGCGTTTGTCCCACATCGCCTGCACCGTCACGTCATCGGGGATGAGAGGATGCGATTCCGGGTAGGCGCTGACGCCGATGTGCTGGAACGGAGCGGCCATGCTCGAGAGATCGACGAGGAGGTCATGCGCGCCCAC belongs to Brevibacterium spongiae and includes:
- a CDS encoding carboxymuconolactone decarboxylase family protein — encoded protein: MTRISLDQINQKAYSSVAHMDSYCRRALGTELYDFVKLRASIVNGCGFCVDMHSSDLLAHGISSRKVLNVAAWQHAGAIFDDRERSVFALTDAVTKIGPDSVTDEIWEAAASHFAPEELGDLLLGIATINVWNRLAISTETTPPAETTPLAESDAAAAPAPGDRS
- a CDS encoding methylenetetrahydrofolate reductase encodes the protein MSQATLRTLLSTARYEILPTAGIVERVGEYVAPGREITVTASTGLTLEATLSTAEQLQASGFRAVPHIAARMIHGRPELTEIVDRLAEAAIDRIFVPAGDATPPAGGYVGAHDLLVDLSSMAAPFQHIGVSAYPESHPLIPDDVTVQAMWDKRDYATHLVSNLCFDPTTVASWLARVRARGIELPLMLGIAGKVELAKLARVATKIGVGESTRFLRKNTATFTRMAKPGGYNPRKFLDRLAPALDDQDMGVAGLHIYTFNQIKDTEVWRRRQLAALGGAEEVSSVW